A genomic stretch from Bordetella sp. N includes:
- the ompA gene encoding outer membrane protein OmpA, translating into MNKPSKFALALAFAAVTASGAASAQTVDNWRNPFGNVWKNGTNELCWRDAFWTPATGVPGCDGVPVAQAAKPAAPTPMASKVVFNADTFFDFDKATLKPEGRQLLDQVATQARSIDLETIIAVGHTDSIGTVPYNQKLSERRAAAVKSYLVSKGIDPNRIYTEGKGKSQPVATNKTKEGRAQNRRVEIEIVGTRK; encoded by the coding sequence ATGAATAAACCCTCCAAATTCGCTCTGGCGCTTGCCTTTGCTGCCGTCACGGCCTCCGGTGCGGCCTCGGCCCAGACCGTGGACAACTGGCGCAATCCGTTTGGCAACGTCTGGAAGAACGGCACTAACGAACTGTGCTGGCGCGATGCGTTCTGGACCCCCGCTACCGGCGTCCCCGGTTGTGATGGCGTGCCGGTCGCTCAAGCTGCCAAGCCGGCTGCCCCCACCCCGATGGCCAGCAAGGTTGTCTTCAACGCCGACACCTTCTTCGACTTCGACAAGGCTACTCTGAAGCCCGAAGGCCGCCAGCTGCTGGATCAAGTCGCCACGCAAGCTCGCAGCATCGATCTGGAAACCATCATTGCTGTTGGCCATACCGACTCGATCGGTACCGTGCCTTACAACCAGAAGCTGTCCGAGCGCCGTGCCGCTGCGGTCAAGTCCTACCTGGTCAGCAAGGGCATCGATCCCAACCGTATCTACACGGAAGGCAAGGGCAAGAGCCAGCCCGTGGCGACGAACAAGACCAAAGAAGGTCGTGCTCAGAACCGCCGTGTGGAAATCGAGATCGTCGGTACCCGCAAGTAA
- the ubiG gene encoding bifunctional 2-polyprenyl-6-hydroxyphenol methylase/3-demethylubiquinol 3-O-methyltransferase UbiG — MSTSTESRVNVDQAELAKFSALAARWWDPGSEFAPLHAINPLRLGWIQEIAGSLAGKQVLDVGCGGGILAESMAATGATVTGIDLAEKSLKVARLHGLESGVKVEYRAVPVEDLAREQPERYDVVTCMEMLEHVPDPASIVRACSELVKPGGWVFFSTLNRNPKSFLYAIVGAEHVLRLLPRGTHSYENFIKPSELAAAVRQANLTAVRMAGMQYNPFTKVYGLSNDASVNYLMATRK; from the coding sequence ATGAGCACCTCTACTGAATCCCGCGTGAATGTCGACCAGGCCGAATTGGCCAAGTTCAGTGCCCTGGCGGCGCGGTGGTGGGACCCGGGCAGCGAATTCGCGCCGCTGCACGCCATCAATCCGCTGCGGCTGGGCTGGATCCAGGAAATCGCCGGCAGCCTGGCCGGCAAGCAGGTGCTGGACGTAGGTTGCGGCGGCGGCATTCTGGCCGAAAGCATGGCGGCCACCGGCGCCACCGTCACGGGCATCGACCTGGCGGAGAAATCGCTCAAGGTGGCCCGGCTGCACGGCCTGGAATCCGGCGTGAAGGTGGAATACCGCGCGGTGCCGGTGGAAGACCTGGCGCGTGAACAACCGGAACGCTACGACGTCGTGACGTGCATGGAAATGCTGGAACACGTGCCGGACCCCGCTTCCATCGTGCGGGCCTGCTCCGAACTGGTGAAACCGGGCGGCTGGGTGTTCTTTTCCACGCTGAACCGCAATCCCAAATCTTTCCTGTACGCCATCGTCGGCGCCGAGCACGTGCTGCGCCTGCTGCCGCGCGGCACCCACAGCTACGAGAACTTCATCAAGCCCAGCGAACTGGCGGCGGCCGTGCGGCAGGCCAACCTGACGGCCGTGCGCATGGCCGGGATGCAATACAACCCCTTCACCAAGGTCTATGGGCTGTCCAATGACGCGTCGGTGAACTACCTGATGGCCACCCGCAAATGA
- a CDS encoding LysR family transcriptional regulator, producing MDLADLKTFEAVARHGSMNKAAAELHTVQSNVTARIRALEEELGLPLFQRHARGVALTPAGQRVLPYAGRVSKLLAEAGAAARDDGQPCGTLTLGGLETTTALRLSPALTAYARAYPDVRLVMSTGTTAQLVQDVIDYRYDGVFVAGPVKHPDLEATTIFVEELVLVAHPDLASLKDLPGLADLRTIVFHAGCSYRQRLEAYLGEKGIVATQPLEFGSLDTIVSCVSAGVGVTMLPRVVVAEAARLGRVSLHDLPAPKARVDTQFVRRRDAYVSSALSAFLETLRSFHKRPVAA from the coding sequence ATGGATCTGGCTGACCTGAAGACCTTCGAAGCCGTCGCGCGGCACGGCAGCATGAACAAGGCCGCGGCCGAGTTGCACACGGTCCAGTCCAATGTCACGGCGCGAATCCGCGCGCTGGAAGAGGAACTGGGCTTGCCCCTGTTCCAGCGCCACGCCCGCGGCGTGGCGCTGACACCGGCCGGCCAAAGGGTGTTGCCCTACGCGGGACGCGTTTCCAAGCTGCTGGCGGAAGCCGGCGCCGCGGCGCGCGACGATGGCCAGCCTTGCGGCACGCTGACCCTGGGCGGACTGGAGACCACCACCGCGCTGCGCCTGTCGCCCGCCTTGACCGCCTATGCGCGCGCCTACCCCGACGTAAGGCTGGTGATGAGTACCGGCACCACCGCGCAACTGGTGCAGGACGTGATCGACTACCGCTATGACGGCGTGTTCGTCGCGGGGCCGGTCAAGCATCCCGACCTGGAGGCGACCACCATTTTCGTGGAGGAACTGGTGCTGGTCGCCCACCCCGACCTGGCGTCCTTGAAGGATCTGCCGGGCCTGGCCGACTTGCGCACCATCGTGTTCCATGCCGGCTGCTCGTATCGGCAAAGGCTGGAAGCGTATCTTGGCGAAAAAGGCATCGTGGCCACGCAGCCCCTGGAATTCGGTTCGCTGGACACCATCGTCAGCTGCGTGTCGGCCGGCGTGGGCGTGACGATGCTGCCGCGGGTCGTCGTGGCGGAGGCAGCCAGGCTGGGACGCGTCAGCCTGCATGACCTGCCCGCGCCGAAGGCCAGGGTGGACACGCAGTTCGTGCGCCGCCGGGACGCCTACGTGTCGAGCGCGCTAAGCGCCTTCCTGGAGACACTGCGAAGCTTTCACAAGCGGCCGGTGGCCGCCTAG
- a CDS encoding amino acid synthesis family protein: MQIDITKWILINETQPVPPGQEGAPLRKVAVVAVVRNPFKVGQADLSAGIVASAALGSEMARQLATVFLLDEVRSYGKAGLVGVNGEQEHANALLTTTFANPLRDAIGGAKAWIPSVTKVGPAGTAIDVPLAHKDALYVRSHYDTLTLSLAQAPLPDEIALIFAVANRGRINARVGGLHADDVVGKDGLT; this comes from the coding sequence ATGCAAATCGACATCACGAAGTGGATTCTGATCAACGAAACCCAGCCGGTGCCGCCCGGCCAGGAGGGCGCCCCGCTGCGCAAGGTCGCGGTCGTCGCCGTCGTCAGGAATCCGTTCAAGGTCGGCCAGGCGGACCTTTCCGCGGGCATCGTGGCCAGCGCGGCGCTGGGCAGCGAAATGGCGCGGCAGCTGGCCACCGTCTTCCTCCTCGATGAGGTGCGCAGCTACGGCAAGGCCGGCCTGGTCGGCGTCAACGGTGAACAGGAGCACGCCAATGCTCTGCTCACCACCACCTTCGCCAATCCCCTGCGCGATGCCATCGGCGGCGCCAAGGCCTGGATACCTTCCGTGACCAAGGTGGGTCCGGCGGGCACCGCCATCGACGTTCCCCTGGCGCACAAGGACGCGCTGTATGTGCGCTCCCATTACGACACCCTGACCCTGAGCCTCGCCCAGGCGCCGCTACCGGATGAAATCGCCCTGATCTTCGCGGTGGCCAACCGGGGGCGCATCAATGCCCGCGTGGGCGGCCTGCATGCCGATGACGTGGTCGGGAAAGATGGCCTGACCTGA
- a CDS encoding tripartite tricarboxylate transporter substrate binding protein yields MNILARLVVSLSLACGALAQAQAASYPDRPIHIILSTSPGGGADVTMRLLAPKLAERLGQSVVIENKPGGSGMIADAYVARSAPDGYTLLVDITTFTVNPALHKDMSFKPLVDLAPITQTARAANVLVVNPTVPVNNVKEFIEYAKKQKGAMTYASSGLGSSQHLAMEIFTRAADAPMTHVPYKGGGAAMADLLAGHVQSFFAFIPTASEHIKQGRLRPLATTGATRSASLPDLPTIAESGFPGFQSYDWNGLFAPAGTPPAIIDRLQKEMKAVLAEPDIQLRLKDLGLEPVASTPADFKAFLTAEIKKAQDIVQQANIKLD; encoded by the coding sequence ATGAATATCCTCGCGCGACTGGTCGTTTCCCTGTCGCTGGCCTGCGGCGCGCTCGCGCAAGCTCAAGCCGCGTCCTACCCCGACCGCCCCATCCACATCATCCTCAGCACGTCGCCTGGCGGCGGCGCGGACGTCACCATGCGTCTGCTGGCGCCCAAGCTGGCGGAACGCCTGGGCCAAAGCGTGGTGATCGAGAACAAGCCCGGCGGTTCGGGCATGATCGCCGACGCCTACGTCGCGCGCTCGGCGCCTGACGGCTACACCCTGCTGGTGGACATCACCACGTTCACGGTCAACCCGGCGCTGCACAAGGACATGTCCTTCAAGCCGCTGGTCGACCTGGCGCCGATCACGCAGACCGCCCGCGCCGCCAACGTGCTGGTGGTGAACCCGACCGTCCCGGTCAACAACGTCAAGGAATTCATCGAGTACGCCAAGAAGCAGAAAGGCGCGATGACCTACGCGTCTTCCGGACTGGGCTCGTCGCAGCATCTGGCCATGGAGATCTTCACGCGCGCCGCGGATGCCCCCATGACCCATGTGCCCTACAAGGGCGGCGGCGCGGCCATGGCCGACTTGCTGGCGGGTCACGTGCAGTCCTTCTTCGCATTCATCCCCACGGCGTCCGAGCACATCAAGCAGGGGCGCCTGCGCCCGCTGGCCACCACCGGCGCCACGCGCTCGGCATCCTTGCCCGACCTGCCCACCATCGCGGAATCGGGCTTCCCCGGCTTCCAGAGCTATGACTGGAATGGCTTGTTCGCGCCGGCCGGCACGCCGCCCGCCATCATCGACCGGCTGCAGAAAGAGATGAAGGCCGTCCTGGCGGAACCCGATATACAGCTGCGCCTGAAGGATCTGGGATTGGAGCCGGTAGCCAGCACGCCGGCCGACTTCAAGGCCTTCCTCACCGCGGAAATCAAGAAGGCGCAAGACATCGTCCAGCAAGCCAACATCAAACTCGATTAA
- a CDS encoding GntR family transcriptional regulator, whose translation MDLKISPLSVQEETVRKLREAIMIGYFAPGERLVESSLCERLGVSRNSLREAMRVLAAERMVVLTPNRGPSVVTIEWADAEQLYETRILLESELAALAARHATPENLAAMQRALDAFAQAVESEDRLARIVSTTDFYEALIVASRHRVMGDLIKGLVARINVLRAKSMDNPGRSSHSLTEMTAMHDAIARHDEPAARLAATRHIEASRESARVMFERARAQQG comes from the coding sequence ATGGATTTGAAGATCAGTCCCCTGAGCGTTCAGGAAGAAACCGTCCGCAAACTCCGCGAAGCGATCATGATCGGCTACTTCGCCCCTGGCGAACGCCTGGTGGAGTCCAGCCTGTGCGAACGGCTTGGCGTCAGCCGTAATTCCCTGCGGGAGGCGATGCGCGTGCTGGCGGCCGAGCGGATGGTGGTGCTGACCCCCAATCGCGGACCGTCGGTGGTCACGATCGAATGGGCGGACGCCGAGCAGCTCTACGAAACGCGCATCTTGCTGGAAAGCGAGTTGGCGGCGCTCGCCGCCCGCCATGCCACGCCGGAAAACCTCGCGGCCATGCAGCGGGCTCTCGATGCGTTCGCGCAGGCGGTGGAAAGCGAAGACCGGCTGGCGCGTATCGTCAGCACCACGGATTTCTACGAGGCGCTGATCGTCGCCAGCCGCCATCGGGTCATGGGTGATCTGATCAAGGGCCTGGTCGCGCGCATCAACGTGCTGAGGGCCAAGAGCATGGACAACCCCGGGCGGTCATCGCACAGCCTGACCGAGATGACCGCCATGCACGACGCCATCGCGCGCCATGACGAACCCGCGGCCCGCCTGGCCGCCACCCGCCACATCGAAGCCTCACGCGAATCGGCGCGAGTCATGTTCGAGCGGGCGCGCGCGCAGCAGGGCTGA
- the gph gene encoding phosphoglycolate phosphatase (PGP is an essential enzyme in the glycolate salvage pathway in higher organisms (photorespiration in plants). Phosphoglycolate results from the oxidase activity of RubisCO in the Calvin cycle when concentrations of carbon dioxide are low relative to oxygen. This enzyme is a member of the Haloacid Dehalogenase (HAD) superfamily of aspartate-nucleophile hydrolase enzymes (PF00702).), protein MKALILFDFDGTLADTAPDLAAAANKQRTRRGLAPMPFEILRPVASQGARGMLRVALDMLPEHPEFEETRKQFLADYEANSTVHSRLFPGIEDLLRDIEGRGMAWGIVTNKVTYLAEPVVVHLGLAESMAVLVCGDTVGRAKPYPDPLLHAAKEAGYTPDRCVYVGDDLRDVQAAHAAGMPAVAAAYGYLGGDEDVTLWEADARADTPAELWAAIEGLLPSAN, encoded by the coding sequence ATGAAAGCCCTGATCCTGTTCGACTTCGACGGCACTTTGGCCGACACGGCGCCCGACCTGGCCGCGGCGGCCAACAAGCAGCGCACGCGGCGCGGCCTGGCGCCCATGCCCTTCGAGATCCTGCGGCCGGTGGCCTCGCAAGGCGCGCGCGGCATGCTGCGCGTGGCCTTGGACATGCTGCCGGAACACCCGGAATTCGAAGAGACCCGCAAACAATTCCTGGCGGACTACGAAGCCAACTCGACGGTGCACAGCCGATTGTTCCCGGGGATCGAGGACCTGCTGCGCGACATCGAAGGCCGCGGCATGGCCTGGGGCATCGTCACCAACAAGGTGACCTACCTGGCCGAGCCGGTCGTCGTCCATCTGGGTTTGGCGGAATCGATGGCGGTGCTGGTGTGCGGTGACACCGTCGGCCGCGCCAAGCCTTACCCCGATCCCCTGCTGCACGCCGCCAAGGAAGCCGGCTACACGCCGGACCGCTGCGTCTATGTCGGTGACGACCTGCGCGACGTCCAGGCCGCGCACGCCGCCGGCATGCCCGCCGTCGCCGCGGCCTATGGTTATCTGGGCGGCGATGAAGACGTCACCCTGTGGGAAGCGGACGCCCGCGCGGATACGCCGGCGGAGTTGTGGGCAGCGATCGAAGGTCTGCTGCCCAGCGCGAACTGA
- a CDS encoding YbfB/YjiJ family MFS transporter: MERLTIARPRETFGVTWGIVAAFSASLVGIGLARFAYTPLLPAIIDAHWFERSVAAYLGAANLAGYLAGALAGRAIASRTSTAATLRVMMALATLAFFACAYPLSFSWFFAWRFLSGLAGGALMVLAAPAVLPHVAPAKRGLAGGIIFTGVGVGVVLSGTLVPLLLRQGLSATWIGLGLLSLFLTAIAWKGWPGEGAAPAAAAAQAAPGHHRAAHLPVRQLRALYAEYALNAAGWVPHMIFLVDYVAHGLGKGLQAGAEYWVLFGIGAAVGPVLAGLLADRVGFGWALRLAFVLEAGAVLVPALGLGEGWLVASSMVVGAFVTGTVPLALGRIHELLAHHPSRQGPAWRTATVGFALFQAVAAYGLSFLFSNNGHDYAQLFVIGTCALMLAFVIDLVVTATSRGEKN, translated from the coding sequence ATGGAACGGTTGACGATAGCGAGGCCCCGGGAAACGTTCGGGGTGACCTGGGGCATCGTGGCGGCCTTCAGTGCCAGCCTGGTAGGGATAGGGCTGGCGCGTTTCGCGTATACGCCCTTGCTGCCGGCCATCATCGACGCGCATTGGTTCGAGCGCTCTGTCGCCGCCTATCTGGGCGCGGCCAACCTGGCCGGTTATCTTGCTGGCGCGCTGGCGGGCCGGGCGATCGCATCGCGTACGTCGACCGCCGCCACCCTGCGCGTGATGATGGCGCTGGCGACGCTGGCCTTCTTCGCCTGTGCCTATCCGCTGTCTTTTTCCTGGTTCTTCGCCTGGCGGTTTCTGTCCGGCCTGGCAGGCGGCGCGTTGATGGTGCTGGCCGCGCCCGCGGTCTTGCCTCACGTCGCGCCGGCCAAGCGTGGTTTGGCTGGCGGAATTATTTTCACGGGTGTCGGCGTGGGCGTCGTGCTGTCGGGCACCCTGGTGCCGTTGCTGCTGCGCCAGGGGCTGAGTGCGACGTGGATCGGCCTGGGGCTGTTATCCCTTTTCCTGACGGCGATCGCCTGGAAAGGATGGCCGGGGGAGGGCGCCGCGCCTGCCGCGGCCGCCGCCCAGGCCGCGCCGGGGCACCATCGCGCGGCGCATCTGCCCGTCCGTCAACTGCGTGCCCTGTATGCGGAATACGCCTTGAATGCCGCGGGCTGGGTGCCCCACATGATTTTCCTGGTCGACTATGTCGCGCACGGTTTGGGTAAGGGCTTGCAGGCGGGCGCTGAATATTGGGTCTTGTTCGGCATCGGCGCCGCCGTGGGGCCGGTGCTGGCCGGCTTGCTGGCCGACCGCGTCGGCTTCGGCTGGGCCTTGCGCCTGGCCTTTGTGCTGGAAGCGGGCGCCGTGCTGGTGCCGGCCCTTGGTCTGGGCGAAGGCTGGCTGGTGGCCTCCAGCATGGTGGTCGGCGCCTTTGTCACCGGCACCGTGCCGCTGGCGCTTGGCCGCATCCACGAACTGCTTGCGCATCATCCGTCCAGGCAAGGTCCGGCGTGGCGCACCGCCACGGTCGGCTTCGCCCTGTTCCAGGCCGTCGCCGCCTATGGCTTGTCCTTCCTGTTTTCCAACAACGGGCATGACTATGCGCAGTTGTTCGTGATCGGCACCTGCGCCCTAATGCTGGCCTTCGTGATCGATCTGGTCGTGACGGCGACGAGTCGCGGAGAGAAAAACTGA